The following coding sequences are from one Paenibacillus sp. FSL R5-0912 window:
- a CDS encoding GtrA family protein — MPDKRWSAGFIQFLKFNAVGLLNTLVDFAVFTLLHSLGMINTPAQIISYSAGTANSFFWNKKVTFRDRDIGNKEGFDRMQLVRFIVLNLLVLVISVLLIHILTDSLGIQVLIAKVLVTFVTVIINFFGSRKWVF; from the coding sequence ATGCCAGATAAGAGATGGAGTGCGGGGTTCATCCAGTTCCTGAAATTCAATGCGGTAGGCCTGCTGAATACATTGGTTGACTTTGCTGTATTCACACTGCTGCATTCCCTTGGGATGATCAATACCCCTGCGCAGATTATTTCCTATAGCGCCGGTACGGCCAACAGCTTCTTCTGGAACAAAAAGGTAACCTTCCGTGACAGGGACATCGGCAATAAAGAGGGCTTCGACCGGATGCAGCTGGTCAGGTTTATCGTGCTGAACCTGTTGGTGCTGGTTATATCGGTGCTGCTGATTCATATATTGACCGATTCTCTCGGTATTCAAGTGCTGATCGCCAAAGTGCTGGTCACATTTGTTACGGTAATCATTAATTTCTTCGGAAGCCGGAAGTGGGTATTCTGA
- a CDS encoding glycosyltransferase family 2 protein produces the protein MKARYSVIVPMFNEEEVIQVTYERLKKVMDGCGDSYELVFVNDGSRDRTAEIMREISSRDEHVKLIDFSRNFGHQVAITAGMDYAEGQAVVVIDADLQDPPEVILQMIAKWKEGYEVVYAKRLKRHGETLFKKVTAKIFYRLLSSMTSVEIPTDTGDFRLIDRKVCDVLRGLKEKNRYVRGLVSWVGFRQTMVEYVREERFAGETKYPLKKMIRFALDGITSFSHKPLKIASYIGFFLSFSSFIYLFLVLFQKIFTSWTVPGWASIVGVNLLFNGIVLMLLGVIGEYIGRIYDESKDRPLYIVRETKGYPDAEIEDTRKESDYAR, from the coding sequence GTGAAAGCCAGATACAGTGTGATTGTCCCCATGTTCAATGAGGAGGAAGTCATTCAGGTAACCTATGAGCGGCTCAAAAAAGTAATGGATGGTTGCGGCGATTCCTATGAACTGGTTTTCGTCAATGACGGCAGCCGGGACCGTACGGCGGAGATCATGCGCGAGATCAGCAGCCGGGATGAGCATGTCAAGCTGATCGACTTCTCCCGTAATTTCGGCCACCAGGTGGCGATTACGGCTGGTATGGATTATGCCGAAGGCCAGGCAGTCGTGGTGATTGACGCAGACCTCCAAGATCCTCCTGAGGTTATTCTGCAGATGATTGCGAAGTGGAAAGAGGGCTACGAAGTTGTGTATGCCAAGCGGTTGAAGCGTCACGGGGAGACTTTATTCAAGAAAGTCACCGCTAAGATCTTTTACCGCCTGCTCAGCAGTATGACCAGTGTTGAAATCCCTACCGATACCGGGGACTTCCGGCTGATCGACCGTAAAGTCTGTGATGTGCTGCGCGGTCTGAAGGAGAAGAACCGGTACGTCCGGGGTCTGGTGAGCTGGGTAGGCTTCCGGCAGACCATGGTAGAATATGTGCGGGAGGAGCGCTTTGCCGGGGAAACGAAGTATCCGCTCAAGAAAATGATCCGGTTTGCGCTCGACGGCATCACCTCCTTTTCCCACAAACCGCTCAAAATCGCATCCTATATCGGATTCTTTCTGTCCTTTTCCAGCTTCATCTATCTGTTCCTGGTATTGTTCCAAAAAATCTTTACCTCCTGGACCGTACCCGGATGGGCATCTATAGTTGGCGTGAACCTGCTCTTCAATGGGATTGTGCTGATGCTGCTGGGGGTAATTGGAGAGTATATCGGACGGATCTATGATGAGTCGAAGGACAGACCGCTCTATATTGTGCGTGAGACCAAAGGCTATCCGGATGCGGAAATAGAAGACACGCGGAAGGAAAGCGATTATGCCAGATAA
- a CDS encoding class D sortase has product MRKLSYLIILAGVLIMLYPKGSEWYNDRQQQKLLEEAEQAYSEIVPSASAPASADLSKPYAEVTQLLADESAAEEPEPSAAPEIEVGGKVMAIIKIDKIDLKLPVLEGATKANMKHAAAHMKETAPLGATGNAAIAAHRSRTTGRLFNRLNEVGVGDAISVTTGKQEYNYVVYDVTIVEPTDVSVLKGNEDDKILTLITCDPLVNPTHRLIIHAKLS; this is encoded by the coding sequence ATGCGGAAATTATCCTATTTGATTATACTTGCCGGGGTGCTAATTATGCTCTATCCCAAAGGAAGCGAATGGTACAATGACCGTCAGCAGCAAAAGCTGCTGGAAGAGGCTGAACAGGCCTACAGTGAAATCGTTCCGTCTGCCTCAGCTCCGGCCAGTGCTGATCTAAGTAAGCCTTACGCGGAAGTAACCCAGCTGCTGGCAGATGAGTCGGCTGCGGAAGAGCCTGAACCCTCTGCAGCGCCTGAGATTGAAGTCGGAGGCAAGGTGATGGCGATTATCAAAATCGACAAAATAGATCTGAAGCTGCCTGTACTGGAAGGCGCCACCAAGGCGAATATGAAGCATGCAGCTGCGCATATGAAGGAGACGGCTCCGCTCGGCGCTACTGGCAATGCTGCGATTGCAGCGCATAGATCAAGAACTACGGGAAGGCTGTTCAATAGATTGAATGAAGTCGGAGTGGGGGACGCTATTTCCGTTACAACCGGTAAGCAGGAATACAATTATGTAGTTTATGATGTAACTATTGTGGAACCGACCGATGTATCCGTATTGAAAGGGAATGAGGATGACAAGATTCTTACACTCATTACTTGTGATCCGCTGGTGAATCCAACGCATAGACTTATCATTCACGCAAAGTTATCCTGA
- a CDS encoding transglutaminase-like domain-containing protein encodes MLVTLFVVVTSMQTGTAQAANADAGWLNIGQLDQGVIGVSYNVPKDKKIKLMITKDNNSYTYNLYTSKPTETFPLQQGNGSYKVSVLENTTGNKYKVISSETVDLSLSNANAVYLSSVQNVKWSSSDKAVLKAAQLTQGLTSDEDKVKAIYNYIVANVKYDYSLASSVTTDYIPNNDSTLVSKKGICYDYASLFATMLRSEGIPTKLVMGNTSYVTSYHAWNEVFLNGKWVTIDTTVDAGLAKNSKTADLVKVASKYTAAKFY; translated from the coding sequence ATGTTGGTTACACTATTCGTAGTGGTTACGTCGATGCAGACAGGTACAGCTCAAGCTGCTAATGCAGATGCAGGCTGGTTGAACATAGGTCAACTGGATCAGGGTGTTATCGGAGTATCTTATAATGTTCCTAAGGATAAGAAGATTAAGCTGATGATCACCAAAGACAATAACAGCTACACTTACAACTTGTACACCTCCAAACCAACTGAAACATTCCCGCTGCAACAAGGTAACGGTTCATACAAGGTTTCCGTACTTGAGAACACTACCGGCAACAAATACAAAGTAATTTCTTCCGAGACGGTAGATCTTAGCCTGAGCAACGCCAACGCAGTATATCTGAGCTCCGTACAGAATGTTAAATGGAGTTCTTCCGATAAAGCAGTTCTGAAAGCAGCACAACTTACACAAGGTTTGACATCAGATGAAGACAAAGTGAAGGCTATCTATAATTATATCGTTGCCAATGTGAAGTATGATTATTCCCTGGCTTCCAGTGTAACTACAGATTACATCCCTAACAACGACAGTACTCTTGTTTCCAAGAAAGGAATCTGCTACGACTACGCTTCCTTATTCGCTACTATGCTTCGCAGTGAAGGTATTCCTACCAAACTGGTTATGGGTAACACAAGCTATGTGACGTCTTACCACGCTTGGAATGAAGTGTTCCTTAATGGCAAATGGGTAACTATTGATACTACAGTTGATGCTGGACTTGCCAAGAACAGCAAAACAGCAGATCTGGTTAAAGTAGCAAGTAAATATACTGCAGCTAAGTTCTACTAA
- a CDS encoding phospholipid carrier-dependent glycosyltransferase codes for MTKNTRAAATVILMLLLFILPVTNVYAEGNLLQNPGFEDGEDGAPAGWSKDMWIPGDASGLLSVQSEDVHSGSKAAVIENLEPNHLKWVQTVAVSPDSYYKISGYVKIVSTAGGGMGANIFPVGIGGGYPATQDTAGDWQYLEFIGQTGKEQTEIGIGAALGGYANLIQGKAYFDDLSVEQLDTAPEGVSIVSLDSGAPAAGADAGGGSQPAETPHKVSPAKLLLISAVFSVFFALLYHRAFSSKRLLNQQDVIYTRWLYVLFGVAFILRIWIGLTAQGYQNDMNTFMAWSHRLTDLGPGKFYEEGYFADYPPGYLYVLYLLSLLRGLFSFAGGSGAETVLYKLPAIISDLVLGWIIYKGARTKIGPGLAIGLMMLFLFNPAVLMDSAAWGQADSFFLIFLLLSIMGVVDRTFVRAAIFFAIATLIKPQALIFTPVLLFAFYHHRAWKQLALGAVYGLGIFALLAAPFFWNNGGFAGVIELYKSTLSSYPYSTVNAFNLYALTDPMWSALDVTWLGIPYRIWGFIFILVAVALAAYYSFNTKDRKDLSKSYFLGMVLITVVFVFGTKMHERYLYPVLLLSLFTFIESKDRRFLTLFLGFSLTQYINVGYTLAYLNTGSNPPTDGIVLVTAITTVVLALYLLYVGYDVYIRKATKLLPEPVTTQAEFEADVRLAEGIQPLAKQERRSPLKLQRRDWIWMIAITVLYGALALYHLGDNKSPETLWEPAASGESFYVDLGQAHQLERVNIFGGVGTGKFQLEFSQTPDNWSSPLDVSEDVGNVFIWKSQPLNVSARYVKLTVTSPGFTLNEVAFYGQEAPKTPLPIAGVTPDAAAAAKRGEPAHLFDEQSLIPENSNFMNSTYFDEIYHARTAYEHYHDIVPYENTHPPLGKLLIGAGMELFGVNPFGWRIIGTLFGIAMLPLIYIMAMRLFRKTTYAALAAGLFALDFMHFTQTRISTIDVYGVFFIMLMFYFMQRYYTMNFYRMPLRTTLVPLFWSGLFFGIGVASKWIVLYGGAGLAVMLALALFERYREYKAAGRLLAEGKLTGQGLKAACRTADQSFWKNTIITLASCILFFIAIPVIIYSLSFVPALSASAEGFTIKGLIDAQKNMYNYHSQLVATHPFASSWWEWPFMKRPVWFFSGGEGLPEGKASSIVTMGNPLIWWTGIFAMLAAVWFTVKRRDKNLYMIWIGFFSQYVPWMLVPRETFLYHYFAMVPFMILSVVYILKLLDSRFGDAKYLRYAYVAAAAILFVMFYPVLSGMQVNSSYINTVLRWFPSWVF; via the coding sequence ATGACCAAGAATACACGTGCGGCGGCAACCGTTATACTGATGCTCTTATTATTTATTCTTCCTGTAACAAACGTTTATGCTGAGGGGAATTTACTGCAGAATCCGGGTTTTGAGGATGGGGAGGACGGTGCTCCAGCCGGCTGGAGCAAAGATATGTGGATCCCGGGCGATGCCTCCGGTCTGCTGTCCGTTCAGTCCGAGGATGTTCACTCCGGCAGCAAAGCGGCAGTCATTGAGAACCTTGAACCCAATCACCTGAAGTGGGTACAGACGGTTGCCGTCTCGCCGGACAGCTACTATAAGATCTCGGGTTATGTCAAAATAGTCAGTACAGCAGGCGGGGGAATGGGTGCTAATATATTCCCAGTCGGGATTGGCGGCGGTTATCCCGCCACCCAGGATACAGCTGGCGATTGGCAGTATCTCGAGTTCATCGGCCAGACCGGCAAAGAGCAGACCGAGATCGGGATAGGTGCTGCCCTGGGCGGATATGCCAACCTGATTCAGGGCAAGGCCTATTTCGATGATCTGTCCGTAGAACAGCTGGATACAGCCCCGGAAGGCGTGAGCATTGTATCGCTGGACAGCGGTGCACCGGCGGCCGGGGCGGATGCGGGCGGCGGGAGCCAGCCGGCAGAAACACCGCATAAGGTGTCACCTGCCAAGCTGCTGCTGATATCGGCAGTGTTCAGTGTGTTCTTTGCTCTTTTATATCACAGAGCCTTCAGCAGTAAACGCCTGCTGAACCAGCAGGACGTGATCTATACACGCTGGCTGTATGTCTTGTTTGGTGTAGCGTTTATTCTGCGGATCTGGATTGGCCTGACTGCGCAGGGCTATCAGAATGATATGAATACATTCATGGCTTGGAGCCATCGTCTGACTGATCTTGGTCCGGGCAAATTCTATGAAGAAGGCTATTTCGCGGATTACCCCCCAGGCTACTTGTATGTGCTGTACCTGCTGAGTCTGCTCCGAGGATTGTTTAGCTTTGCGGGCGGATCAGGCGCAGAGACTGTGCTGTATAAGCTGCCGGCCATCATCTCCGACCTCGTGCTTGGCTGGATCATCTACAAAGGCGCGCGCACCAAGATCGGACCCGGACTTGCGATCGGGCTGATGATGCTGTTCCTGTTTAACCCGGCAGTGCTGATGGACTCTGCAGCGTGGGGACAAGCAGACTCCTTCTTCCTTATCTTCCTGCTGCTCAGCATAATGGGAGTAGTGGATAGAACCTTTGTACGCGCAGCAATCTTTTTCGCCATTGCCACACTGATCAAACCGCAGGCGCTGATTTTCACACCGGTCCTGCTCTTTGCCTTCTATCATCACCGTGCCTGGAAGCAGCTTGCTCTGGGCGCTGTCTATGGACTGGGAATATTTGCTCTGCTCGCAGCCCCATTCTTCTGGAATAACGGTGGTTTTGCCGGAGTGATTGAATTATATAAGAGCACTTTATCTTCTTATCCGTATTCTACGGTTAATGCATTCAATCTTTATGCTTTGACGGATCCGATGTGGTCAGCGCTTGATGTCACCTGGCTCGGCATACCTTACCGCATATGGGGCTTTATCTTCATACTTGTAGCAGTAGCTCTTGCTGCTTATTATTCCTTCAATACCAAGGACCGTAAGGATCTATCTAAATCGTATTTCCTCGGCATGGTGCTGATCACGGTTGTCTTTGTATTTGGTACCAAAATGCATGAACGCTACCTGTATCCTGTTCTGCTACTGTCTCTATTCACCTTCATTGAGAGCAAGGACCGGCGTTTCCTGACGCTGTTTCTCGGATTCTCACTGACTCAATATATTAATGTAGGCTATACGCTGGCCTATCTCAATACCGGCAGCAATCCGCCGACAGACGGAATTGTCCTGGTTACAGCGATTACGACCGTAGTTCTGGCATTATATCTGCTGTATGTTGGGTACGATGTATATATCCGCAAAGCAACAAAGCTCCTGCCAGAGCCTGTTACTACGCAGGCTGAATTTGAAGCAGATGTGCGGCTTGCAGAGGGGATTCAGCCCCTTGCCAAGCAAGAACGGCGTTCCCCGCTGAAGCTGCAGCGCAGAGACTGGATCTGGATGATCGCCATAACGGTGCTCTATGGAGCGCTTGCGCTTTATCATCTGGGGGACAATAAGTCGCCTGAAACCCTGTGGGAGCCTGCCGCCAGCGGCGAGAGCTTCTATGTGGATCTGGGGCAGGCCCACCAGCTGGAGCGGGTAAATATCTTCGGCGGTGTCGGCACGGGCAAGTTTCAGCTGGAGTTCAGCCAGACTCCGGATAATTGGAGCAGCCCGCTGGATGTGAGCGAGGATGTCGGCAATGTCTTCATATGGAAAAGCCAGCCGCTGAACGTATCGGCAAGATACGTCAAGCTGACAGTCACCTCTCCGGGCTTCACCCTGAATGAAGTGGCGTTCTATGGCCAGGAGGCACCGAAGACGCCTCTGCCGATTGCCGGAGTTACACCGGATGCCGCTGCTGCCGCCAAAAGAGGGGAACCAGCCCATCTGTTCGATGAGCAGTCCTTGATCCCGGAAAATTCGAATTTCATGAACAGTACGTATTTTGATGAAATCTATCATGCGCGGACGGCTTATGAACATTATCATGATATTGTCCCTTATGAGAATACGCACCCGCCGCTTGGCAAGCTGCTGATCGGTGCCGGCATGGAGCTGTTTGGCGTTAATCCGTTTGGCTGGCGTATCATCGGCACGCTGTTTGGAATTGCTATGCTACCGCTGATCTATATTATGGCGATGCGGCTGTTCCGGAAGACTACGTATGCTGCATTAGCAGCCGGACTGTTCGCCCTGGACTTCATGCATTTCACCCAGACGCGCATCTCGACGATTGATGTATACGGCGTATTCTTCATTATGCTGATGTTCTATTTCATGCAGCGGTATTATACGATGAACTTCTACCGTATGCCGCTGCGCACAACGCTGGTTCCGCTGTTCTGGTCCGGACTGTTCTTCGGAATCGGAGTGGCCTCCAAGTGGATTGTCCTGTACGGAGGGGCAGGACTTGCGGTGATGCTGGCACTGGCGCTGTTTGAGCGGTATAGGGAGTATAAGGCTGCAGGCCGTCTGCTGGCTGAAGGCAAGCTGACCGGTCAGGGGCTCAAAGCGGCCTGCCGGACAGCGGACCAGTCCTTCTGGAAGAACACCATCATCACTTTGGCCAGCTGCATCCTATTCTTTATTGCTATCCCGGTTATCATCTATAGCCTGTCCTTTGTACCGGCGCTCTCTGCTTCGGCGGAAGGCTTCACCATTAAGGGACTGATTGATGCCCAGAAAAATATGTACAACTATCACAGCCAGCTTGTAGCAACGCATCCGTTCGCCTCCTCCTGGTGGGAGTGGCCGTTCATGAAACGTCCGGTCTGGTTCTTCAGCGGCGGTGAAGGATTGCCGGAAGGCAAGGCCAGCAGCATCGTGACCATGGGGAATCCGCTCATCTGGTGGACAGGAATCTTCGCTATGCTGGCAGCCGTGTGGTTTACCGTGAAACGCCGGGACAAGAATCTGTACATGATCTGGATCGGGTTCTTCTCACAGTATGTTCCGTGGATGCTTGTGCCGCGTGAGACGTTCCTGTACCATTATTTTGCGATGGTGCCGTTTATGATTCTGTCGGTTGTCTATATCCTGAAGCTGCTTGACAGCAGATTCGGCGATGCTAAATACCTGCGGTATGCCTATGTGGCTGCAGCAGCCATCCTGTTTGTAATGTTCTATCCGGTATTATCCGGAATGCAGGTTAATAGCAGTTATATAAATACGGTACTGCGGTGGTTCCCTTCCTGGGTATTCTAG